The Clostridia bacterium genome window below encodes:
- a CDS encoding class I SAM-dependent RNA methyltransferase gives MEYVATCLFGVERMLADEIDALGYKRTDTSDGRITFEGDAAAIARCNLWLRTAERLYAKLGAFEADTFDALFEGVKALPWEEWLDRDACFPVTGHSLKSALFSVPDCQAIIKKAIVERLRSKYGISWFGETGAKYRVEFFIFHDKVTLMIDTSGTPLHKRGYRLASNDAPLRETLAAALVKLSRPREGVLFHDPFCGSGTIPIEAALIMTNTAPGLQRSFAAEEFASVDGRLFERAREEAEAAKTAAGGFEAWASDIDPKFVSITKGNIRRAGVGSHVKAFVADALDISSGGRRGTVVCNPPYGERLSDRRACEELYAAMGRAFAKLGPWQIYVLSSHEDFESFYGRKADKVRKLYNGMIKCNYYQFFRAPKAD, from the coding sequence ATGGAATACGTCGCTACCTGCCTTTTCGGCGTCGAGCGGATGCTCGCCGACGAGATAGACGCGCTCGGATACAAAAGAACGGACACCTCCGACGGCAGAATAACCTTCGAGGGCGACGCCGCCGCGATCGCGCGCTGCAACCTCTGGCTGCGCACGGCGGAGCGGCTTTACGCGAAGCTCGGCGCGTTCGAAGCCGATACCTTCGACGCGCTCTTCGAGGGCGTGAAGGCGCTGCCGTGGGAGGAGTGGCTCGACCGCGACGCCTGCTTCCCCGTCACGGGGCATTCGCTGAAAAGCGCGCTCTTCAGCGTGCCGGACTGCCAGGCGATAATCAAAAAAGCGATCGTCGAGCGGCTCAGGAGCAAATACGGCATAAGCTGGTTCGGAGAGACCGGTGCGAAATACCGCGTCGAGTTCTTCATCTTTCACGATAAGGTAACTCTTATGATAGACACGAGCGGCACGCCGCTGCACAAGCGCGGCTACCGCCTCGCCTCGAACGACGCGCCCCTGCGCGAAACCCTCGCCGCCGCGCTCGTCAAGCTCTCCCGCCCGCGCGAGGGAGTGCTGTTTCACGACCCCTTCTGCGGCTCCGGCACGATCCCGATAGAAGCGGCGCTGATAATGACCAACACCGCGCCCGGGCTGCAGAGAAGCTTCGCCGCCGAGGAGTTCGCCTCCGTCGACGGGCGGCTTTTCGAGCGGGCGAGGGAGGAGGCGGAGGCCGCGAAGACCGCCGCCGGCGGCTTCGAGGCGTGGGCTTCCGATATAGACCCGAAGTTCGTTTCCATTACGAAGGGGAATATCCGCCGCGCGGGAGTCGGCTCGCACGTCAAAGCGTTCGTCGCGGACGCGCTCGATATCTCGTCCGGCGGCAGACGCGGAACGGTCGTCTGCAACCCGCCCTACGGCGAGCGGCTTTCCGACCGCCGCGCCTGCGAGGAGCTTTACGCCGCGATGGGCCGCGCCTTCGCGAAGCTCGGTCCGTGGCAGATATACGTGCTTTCCTCCCACGAGGATTTCGAGAGCTTTTACGGGCGCAAGGCCGACAAGGTGCGCAAGCTCTACAACGGAATGATAAAGTGCAACTACTATCAGTTTTTCCGCGCTCCGAAAGCGGATTAA